AATATTCTGAATTTACAGCGTTAGTCTCTGAACTGTTGATAACTTCAAATCTGAACCCTATGTACAAAGTCAAGATGAGGAATATAACATGATAAGTTACTTTGTAACtggatatatttataaaattcgaTAAATCTCTAACGAGATttccatatatatgtataccatGGTGAACATCCGAACCCTAACTAGTAGAGGTCACAACAGATAAATTTTAAGCCCTAGACCAAAAATCATTAACCATGATATTAAGTTAGAGAACActgtcataaaaaaatataaactaatcaTAGATATTAAAACAACATCAAAATTAGTAATCACTATACCCTAAACATACATAGATAATCCCGAATGTATAATATAAAGTTTGTCTTGGGTTCATCCCTTATGGTTAACCTGTAGATTcttcaaccaatagtattttgttatttcatatttcatatcttgaaaaaaaaaacaaagagtatATAAATATCCaacaagttatattatgtttttttttaaaaaaatataggtaaattaaaaagtaatagctgctaaaataatgattttaaaaaatatttgtaacacCGTCACCAAAAAACCCTTATAGAAAAACTTAAATGTTTagttgtttcaaaattttatattttaagttaaaagaaaataaaaagaaatgttacaatttttttttgactgaaAAATAGAAGACCTGTTTTGTTACCTTTCTCTATGTGattattgattattatttttaacataatcaATACAAGTTTAGCAAACATACAAGTTTTACAATCAAATCTATATATTACATGACACTTATTTACATCGTCACTTTGATTTTATAACAAACAATTAGAAAAGTAGAGAGCAAGAAGACCAACTACTACTACTATGAATCAAAAAGAAGAGCAAGAAGGCCACCTACTACTATTCTGAATTTACCAAGAAAAAAAGTATATTACAGAAAAATCTGCAAACCAAAATCTATTTTGACTTGTTTGGTCAAGAAGAAAAGTCAATAAGAACATTGAGTTCTGTGATCTCGGTCTCTGAGAATCCCGTGATACAGAGCCATCCGGTTCGCTGGCATCGTTGATATTCCACAAACTGAACCGGTCTTACCCGGTTTAGTCACTGGCTCCGGTACGGTTCTCCTGCTCAATTCCCTCTTCCGGTACTCTTTCCCGTTCCCTTTCGTATCTTTCACATTCCCCGCGAAGcgaactctcttcttcttcctctgtttcttcgtTTCCTCTGCTTcccaagaaagaaagaaacttaTTCTCCGggttaaaaaatcaaacataaacgTCCGAGTCCGAGAGAAAAAGATTACGTACCTGAAGATAGACATGAACGGAGTATCGGTGGTGGAGTTTGATCATGAATCTTCCCATGGAACTGTCGAGCCATCGCGAGAAACAGAGCAGTGCTCGAGAAAACCATGGCGGTTGCGATCGCTACGGTGCCACCAGAACAACCCAACATGGAAGACATCTTCCTGAAGTTTCTTGAACCGGCTAGTTTGAAGATATTGAGAAATAGAGAAGAGAGTTTTCAAGAAAACCAACGGAAACGAGAAATTAGGCTGAGCTGATGGAGATGATTGGTTGTTGGGACTTGGGAGAGACGTGTGTATGTGTGAAGAGACTTTGTTAGACTTGTAACTTAAACCAACTGTTGAAACTCTGTGGTAGGATTCTCTTCTCTTGACTCTCTTGATCTCTTCTTCTATACTTATACAAATATAGCAGGGGAGaaaatttaatagaaaataaataaaagttggaAAAGAATTAGATTTTAGTGCTTCGTTACTCACATATCCTAGTGGGGAAAAGGAAAATAATATGAGCAAGACTGTTTTTGGTCAAAAAACAATTTGTACTTTAGAGAAAATCAACTCGGAATTTGCAACAATTATTCCTtagtttttgaaaaagaaaacccACTGTATAAAAGGTTACTGGTAACTTTGCGGGATAACATTTTACACGCGATTccggaatgaaaaaaaaaatgcaaaacacacaaatttacgtttttgttaacaaaaatacaaaaattttaattaagcgAAAAAGTGaattttagttaattatttagaaaatcaacattttaatattattaaattagaatctattaccattttaaaattttaaatatataacaataatttttttagtgaTAAATAGTTATGTTGTAAATAaagttaaacaatttttttcttgtaatatTATAGAATGTCAATCTATTATTAAAACGTATTGAAAGATAAGCTACGTATTTTTAAtaagaattataatattttaataaattttggttattttaatattttgtaataattagtttaattattgatatttattaatttttataacaaaataaataccatataaaatattttgattagtttAACATGTACTCCATCATTCTgccactattttattttttttgcaacttAATTAGTTTTCCGTGATTCGGTGAATTACAgacaaataaatgtaaaaattcaACTCATCATCTTGTCTAACTATTatccaataaaataataagtatatattactTGGAccgatattttaaaaatattcagattaaaaaaaacgCAAA
This region of Brassica napus cultivar Da-Ae chromosome C5, Da-Ae, whole genome shotgun sequence genomic DNA includes:
- the LOC106399522 gene encoding uncharacterized protein LOC106399522 translates to MSSMLGCSGGTVAIATAMVFSSTALFLAMARQFHGKIHDQTPPPILRSCLSSEETKKQRKKKRVRFAGNVKDTKGNGKEYRKRELSRRTVPEPVTKPGKTGSVCGISTMPANRMALYHGILRDRDHRTQCSY